Proteins encoded together in one Streptomyces sp. B1I3 window:
- a CDS encoding TetR/AcrR family transcriptional regulator: MPRAGLDTSAVVAAGAALADEVGLSGLTMGLVADRLGVRPPSLYKHVGSLHELRHGISILAKREFAHQLARESVGRSGPDAVRAFADSYRHWALEHPGRYAATVPAPAAGDEEDRRVSEEALQVLLDVLAGFGLPDARVVDSARAIRSALHGFVTLEAAAGFQMPRDVTRSFHFLIDTLIAGFQADPPDRASEG, translated from the coding sequence GTGCCTAGGGCGGGCCTCGATACGAGCGCCGTCGTCGCGGCGGGAGCAGCCCTCGCCGACGAGGTCGGTCTGTCGGGTCTGACCATGGGGCTGGTGGCCGACAGGCTCGGCGTACGGCCGCCGTCGCTGTACAAGCACGTCGGCTCCCTGCACGAGCTGCGGCACGGCATCTCCATCCTGGCCAAGCGTGAGTTCGCCCATCAGCTGGCCCGGGAGTCCGTCGGCCGTTCCGGCCCGGACGCGGTCCGGGCGTTCGCCGACAGCTACCGCCACTGGGCCCTGGAGCATCCCGGCCGCTACGCCGCCACCGTCCCCGCTCCGGCGGCCGGTGACGAGGAGGACCGCCGCGTCAGCGAAGAGGCGTTGCAGGTTCTGCTCGACGTCCTCGCCGGTTTCGGCCTGCCCGACGCGCGCGTGGTCGACTCCGCACGCGCCATACGATCAGCACTCCACGGGTTCGTCACCCTTGAGGCCGCCGCCGGCTTCCAGATGCCCCGCGATGTCACGCGGAGTTTCCACTTTCTCATCGACACCCTGATCGCCGGCTTCCAGGCCGACCCTCCTGACCGCGCCTCCGAAGGATGA
- a CDS encoding DUF6461 domain-containing protein, whose amino-acid sequence MTKTGADYAWFENDFPDIAEAYCFTLVRGLSPAELISRLEGRPEAPLQGIAEVVDAAFAQYDLEDGARQLIGMTTVGAWTLLIEPNGYLGVTEERVLPASAGASWVSHFVNVNAVGTFLWAEDQVLRLCFDPMFPEDRWGTAPDVLLDVMERIGFHLEEEAPETDLSSPAAFALAEQLTGVAITPALLQDTTFSCATVQIR is encoded by the coding sequence ATGACGAAGACCGGAGCGGACTACGCGTGGTTCGAGAACGACTTTCCAGACATCGCCGAGGCGTACTGCTTCACCCTCGTGCGGGGCCTGTCCCCTGCTGAGCTGATATCCCGGCTGGAAGGACGACCGGAGGCTCCCTTGCAGGGCATAGCCGAAGTCGTCGACGCCGCCTTCGCCCAGTACGACCTTGAGGATGGCGCCCGCCAGCTGATCGGCATGACGACTGTCGGCGCCTGGACGCTGCTGATCGAGCCAAACGGCTACCTCGGGGTCACCGAAGAACGAGTCCTGCCGGCCTCCGCCGGGGCGAGCTGGGTCTCCCACTTCGTCAATGTCAACGCCGTCGGCACGTTCCTCTGGGCCGAGGACCAGGTCCTGCGGCTGTGCTTCGACCCCATGTTCCCGGAGGACCGCTGGGGCACCGCACCCGACGTACTCCTCGACGTCATGGAGCGGATCGGCTTCCATCTCGAGGAGGAGGCTCCGGAAACAGATCTCTCCTCACCGGCAGCGTTCGCTCTGGCAGAGCAGCTGACCGGCGTCGCCATCACTCCGGCCCTGCTCCAGGACACGACGTTCAGCTGCGCCACCGTCCAGATCCGGTGA
- a CDS encoding IS5/IS1182 family transposase produces MVGIVERLVPDELWELFQRVVPEAPSRPQGGGRRRHGDREVLAAIVFVATSGCTWQQLPSASFGPSGATAHRRFSEWSKARVWAKLHRLVLDELGARGELDWSRCAIDSVNMRALKRGT; encoded by the coding sequence ATGGTGGGGATCGTTGAGCGGCTGGTGCCGGATGAGTTGTGGGAGTTGTTCCAGCGGGTGGTGCCTGAGGCGCCGTCGCGGCCTCAGGGCGGTGGTCGGCGTCGGCACGGCGACCGGGAAGTGCTGGCGGCGATCGTCTTCGTGGCCACGTCGGGTTGTACCTGGCAGCAGCTGCCTTCAGCGTCGTTCGGCCCGTCCGGAGCGACCGCCCACCGGCGGTTCTCGGAGTGGTCGAAGGCCAGGGTGTGGGCCAAGCTCCACCGTCTGGTCCTCGACGAGCTCGGTGCCCGCGGAGAGTTGGACTGGTCGCGTTGCGCGATCGACTCGGTGAACATGCGGGCCCTGAAAAGGGGGACCTGA